The Paenibacillus sp. BIC5C1 DNA segment CGGTCCAATCTCCGCCGTTCGGGATGAGGTTGCGGCAAGCCTGGAGGAGGATTCGCAAGGGGCACAATAGGGAATGAACGAATGGATAAAGTGACTCATGAATGCCAACGCAGCAGGGGACATCATGAGTTGTAATAGGAGAGGGGAACCTTCGGATGCGCGACGCACCGAGGGTTCCCCTTTTCACTTTGAGAGATAAACATACACAGTATTCTTGCGAATGATCTCAGATAGCTTCGAGAAGGCCTGTGATTAATGTAAATGTTATGCCTTCACGTGTGATTTGACATCCAACTGCAACAGGGAGAAACCGTACGCGTCTAGGTCCAGCTTCAGCTTGTTCTGCTGAGTTTCCCGAGTTGTGGCTGAGAATACATTACGCCAAGTTCCTTGGTGTAGTGGCAACTCCAAACTGCGTGGTTCTTCACTTGCATTCAGGACGAGTACGAATTGTTCCCCCGTATCCTGATTCTTGCGTCCGATGGCAATGCACGGGTCTCCGGCTTCCGCATAAATCATTGTGATGTCCGCACTGCGCAATGCAGCGTGTTGTTTACGCAGGGCAATGGCTTGGGTGAAGAATTCGAGCAGATCCTTGTTCTGCTTCTGTTCGTCCCACTCCATACATTTGCGACAACCTGGATCATAGCCACCATCCAGTCCTACCTCGTCGCCATAGTAAATACAAGGAGCGCCTGGGTACGTAAGCAGCAGAATGACTGCTAGCTTCATTTTGCGTACATCCCCTTCACACACGGTGAGCAGTCTTGGCGTGTCATGACTGCCGAGCAGGTTGAAGGCCGCTTCGGTTACAGGCTGTGAATACGCAGCCAGCAGTTTGCCAACCTCGTTGGCAAATCCGAGGCCGTCCAGCTTGCCAAGCACAGCGTAATCCATGACTGAATTCGTGAAAGGGTAGTTCATGACTGCATCAAACTGATCCCCCTGCAGCCACATGATGGAATCATGCCAGATTTCGCCGAGAAGATAGGCATCCGGGTTAAGTGATTTGACCGTTTGTCGGAATTCACGCCAGAATTGATGGTCTACCTCATTGGCAACATCCAGCCTCCAACCGTCGATACCCATATCCTGAATCCAGTAACGGGCCACCTCCAGCAAATATTCCTTAACCTCGGGATGTTCCGTGTTCAGTTTGGGCATAAGGGGTTCAAAGGCAAAGGTATCATATGTGGGGATACCGTCTTCGATACGTGCTGGCCATTCTCTGACATGGAACCAATCCGCATAACGGGAAGCAGCCCCTTTTTCAAGCACATCCGCGAATGGAAGAAATTCTCTACCGGAGTGGTTAAATACCGCGTCCAGAACTACCCGTATGCCGCGTGCATGGCATGCATCCACAAGCTCCTTCAATTTCTCATTGGTGCCAAAGTGGGGATCAACCCTCAGGTAGTCTGCGGTATTGTACTTATGGTTGGTTGTAGCCTGGAACACCGGGCAGAAATAAATGGCGTTAATGCCAAGTGCGCTCAGATGATCAAGGTGATCCAGAACTCCTTGTAAATCACCTCCGAAAAAATTGACAGGTGTCGGTTCACCGCCCCAGGGTTCAGCATTCTTCGGACTGATAGACGGATCACCATTGGCAAAACGTTCAGGGAAGATCTGATAGAATACAGCATCCTTAACCCAAGCAGGTGCCTCGAAGAAATCCACCGGATTCATAAATGGAAAATCGAAAAATTCCAACGGATGATCAGGCAAAGCCTGCTCGAATCCCCGTTCCGTCATCCAGACCGATTCCTCTCCCTCGATCAGTTGGAAGCCGTAGCGTAATCTGCGGTAGGGTGGTTGCGCTTCCACTTCCCAATAATCGAACAAGGCATCACGGGCAAAGATTCGCATCGGAAGGTGGAGGACCGTACGATCCCATGCATATTTATCCCCGATGATGGCGATAACAGCATCCAGATCGCCCCGCTTGGAACGTAGCCTCAGGTGCATGGTGGAACGGTCATATACGTAGGACCAATTCATTTTGGGACGATGATAAATAGCTTCAAGTAACATAGCATTCACTCCTTATCTGGGATGGATAATATGGCTATAAACGCAAAAAAGGCACAACCCCAATGTTCACGAGGTTGTACCTTTCGGCAGCATAGCCTTTTGATTATAGTGCTATTATACGAACTAAATTGGAAAAAGAAAACACTTTTTTTTCCTGAAAAGATGAGTTGAATTCATCGTTTAATTTTGGGTACTATTATTTAAAAATCATACCCAAGCTTATTGGCATAAGCAGAAATTTCTTTGTGATATTTCTCGATACTTTTCTTGCCGGTATCAATTTTGGCATTGGCTTGTTTCAGGACAGCGCTGTTTACCGTTGTTTTGGAGACAGCCTTTTTAGCGAGTTGGAATCCTTCAAGCTGTGTATAACTACCTTTGATCAAGTTGGCATGGATTTTTTGCAGTTCCGCATTTTGCGGTTTAATCAGCTTCAGCTTGGAAACATATTTGGTGTAGTTAGGAATCGCTGTGTTGGTCAATTTCAGGAAAACGGACTTGCGATTGGAAGATGTAATGTAGAATCCTCCTCCCAAGGCGTTGAAGGCTTTCTCTTCATATACCGATGCGGTATCCAACTGATCCAGGTAGTTGAGGAAATCTTCCTCTTCGGCTGTAGGGATCGGTTCTTGTTCTGACGTGTCAACTTCTTCGTAGTATTCGTCTTCCGAATATGTAGTAGTTGAGTCATCCGCAGCAGCGGCATAGGACCCTGCAGGTGCGAATACTCCGCCGAGCAAAACAAAACTCATAATGATTGATAGTACCCATGATTTCTTCACGTTCTAATTTCCCCTATCTATATATGTGATATTATTCCAATGGATAATCTAACATAGCACGACAAGAAATTACAGGAATCAATTGACAAAGATGGAATCTATGAATAGCGATAAAAGGTTATAATAACGTTGTGAATCAACAAAAAGGGAGGAAATTTTGATGACTGTTGAACGTTTTCATATTCATGTCTCTGATGAGATT contains these protein-coding regions:
- a CDS encoding alpha-glycosidase — translated: MLLEAIYHRPKMNWSYVYDRSTMHLRLRSKRGDLDAVIAIIGDKYAWDRTVLHLPMRIFARDALFDYWEVEAQPPYRRLRYGFQLIEGEESVWMTERGFEQALPDHPLEFFDFPFMNPVDFFEAPAWVKDAVFYQIFPERFANGDPSISPKNAEPWGGEPTPVNFFGGDLQGVLDHLDHLSALGINAIYFCPVFQATTNHKYNTADYLRVDPHFGTNEKLKELVDACHARGIRVVLDAVFNHSGREFLPFADVLEKGAASRYADWFHVREWPARIEDGIPTYDTFAFEPLMPKLNTEHPEVKEYLLEVARYWIQDMGIDGWRLDVANEVDHQFWREFRQTVKSLNPDAYLLGEIWHDSIMWLQGDQFDAVMNYPFTNSVMDYAVLGKLDGLGFANEVGKLLAAYSQPVTEAAFNLLGSHDTPRLLTVCEGDVRKMKLAVILLLTYPGAPCIYYGDEVGLDGGYDPGCRKCMEWDEQKQNKDLLEFFTQAIALRKQHAALRSADITMIYAEAGDPCIAIGRKNQDTGEQFVLVLNASEEPRSLELPLHQGTWRNVFSATTRETQQNKLKLDLDAYGFSLLQLDVKSHVKA